The Poriferisphaera corsica DNA segment GAATCATGACATAGTTTTTTGAAAGTTTAGCATGGATGGACAAGTTTCAGCTCTGAATAGTCACGTTTTGGTTCTTAACAAGCTATGGATGGCAGTCCGTGTGATTGATGCCCGTCGAGCTTTCTCGCTCGTTGTTCGCGATCTTGCCGAAGTCATTCGCGTCGATAACAACACATACACAGGCCACGATTTTGATTCATGGACCGAAATCGCCCAGCTCCGTGATGAATACGATGACTTTGCTACGCATTATTATGAATGGGTTCGCACTGTTCGTATGGAAATTGCGGTACCTAAAGTGATCCGTCTGCTTGGTTATGACCGTGTTCCTAAGCAAGACGTCAAGCTTAACCGTCGTAATATCTTTGCCCGCGATCACAATCGTTGCCAATACTGTGGCTACCAATTCCCAACCTCCGAACTCTCACTCGACCACATACTTCCGCGTTCACAAGGCGGCGGCTCCTCATGGACTAATCTTGTTTGTTGTT contains these protein-coding regions:
- a CDS encoding HNH endonuclease, giving the protein MDGQVSALNSHVLVLNKLWMAVRVIDARRAFSLVVRDLAEVIRVDNNTYTGHDFDSWTEIAQLRDEYDDFATHYYEWVRTVRMEIAVPKVIRLLGYDRVPKQDVKLNRRNIFARDHNRCQYCGYQFPTSELSLDHILPRSQGGGSSWTNLVCCCVACNTKKGGRTPQQAHMKLITKPIKPKNHPVISVRLGHEKYQSWKQFLDHAYWSVELK